A single genomic interval of Corylus avellana chromosome ca10, CavTom2PMs-1.0 harbors:
- the LOC132162785 gene encoding osmotin-like protein: MISTDLLLTTTFLVLCMCTLSTASPRAVLTLVNKCPFTIWPAIQPHSGHAALMHGIGAFTLDTLANVSFPAFPFPNLKNSWYGQIWARTGCTSITINGTEYLSCATGDCGLQPDCSRENIISTPATLAQLQGFGKPSPSFYDVNLVHGFNLPITLTAHGGKGIKHFSCPTADCTADLLQTCPEKFKRGAPGENSWPVVACYNLTIGRVPHHRGVKLVPSWNSKFFESACPNALTNDTQEYKPSTLHSCEWLRELKIIFCN, translated from the coding sequence atgatttccACTGATCTCCTCTTAACAACCACATTCCTTGTCCTGTGCATGTGCACCCTCTCCACAGCCTCGCCAAGGGCCGTGTTAACCCTAGTCAATAAATGCCCCTTCACTATCTGGCCAGCCATCCAGCCGCACTCGGGCCACGCCGCCCTCATGCACGGCATCGGCGCCTTCACACTTGACACCCTGGCCAACGTTTCCTTCCCCGCTTTTCCTTTTCCCAACCTCAAAAACTCCTGGTATGGACAGATCTGGGCACGCACAGGGTGCACTAGCATCACTATCAATGGAACCGAATACTTATCTTGCGCCACCGGCGACTGTGGCCTCCAGCCCGACTGCAGCCGCGAAAATATTATCTCCACCCCTGCCACGCTGGCTCAGCTCCAAGGTTTCGGTAAACCGTCCCCCTCCTTCTACGATGTCAACCTAGTCCACGGTTTTAACTTGCCCATCACCTTGACCGCTCACGGGGGCAAAGGTATCAAACACTTCTCTTGCCCCACAGCTGACTGTACCGCCGATCTGCTCCAAACGTGTCCCGAAAAGTTCAAGCGCGGGGCACCAGGTGAAAATTCCTGGCCGGTCGTGGCATGCTATAATCTTACAATTGGTCGGGTACCGCACCATCGTGGTGTGAAGCTAGTGCCTTCGTGGAACTCAAAGTTCTTCGAGAGCGCGTGCCCTAACGCGCTTACGAATGATACGCAAGAATATAAGCCATCTACTCTACACAGCTGCGAATGGCTACGTGAGCTGAAGATCATCTTCTGCAACTAG